One region of Kytococcus sedentarius DSM 20547 genomic DNA includes:
- the cysD gene encoding sulfate adenylyltransferase subunit CysD, whose product MSTHPDYRLSQLDELEAESIHIFREVAAEFEKPVLMFSGGKDSIVMLRLAEKAFYPAKVPFPVLQVDTGYDFPEVLACRDRWVERLGLRLHVASVEQAIKDGIVVDDGKTPRNRLQIGTLLHALESEGYTAAFGGGRRDEEKARAKERVYSHRDEFGQWDPKNQRPELWSLYNGRIHEGEHMRIFPLSNWTELDIWDYIGREKVDIPEIYFAHQRRVFERGGMLFTETENNPLREGETVSERQVRFRTVGDMTLTGCLESDADTVEKIIEEVAASRITERGATRGDDKFSEAAMEDRKKEGYF is encoded by the coding sequence ATGTCGACTCATCCCGACTACCGGTTGTCGCAGCTCGACGAGCTCGAAGCCGAGTCGATTCACATTTTCCGCGAGGTCGCCGCGGAGTTCGAGAAGCCCGTGCTCATGTTCTCCGGCGGCAAGGACTCCATCGTGATGCTCCGGCTCGCGGAGAAGGCGTTCTACCCGGCCAAGGTGCCGTTCCCGGTGCTGCAGGTCGACACCGGCTACGACTTCCCCGAGGTGCTCGCGTGCCGTGACCGGTGGGTGGAGCGACTGGGCCTTCGCCTGCACGTCGCGTCGGTCGAGCAGGCCATCAAGGACGGCATCGTGGTGGATGACGGCAAGACGCCGCGCAACCGCCTGCAGATCGGCACCCTCCTCCACGCGCTGGAGTCCGAGGGCTACACCGCTGCCTTCGGTGGCGGCCGCCGTGACGAGGAGAAGGCGCGCGCCAAGGAGCGCGTCTACTCCCACCGCGACGAGTTCGGCCAGTGGGACCCGAAGAACCAGCGCCCCGAGCTGTGGAGCCTGTACAACGGGCGCATCCACGAGGGCGAGCACATGCGCATCTTCCCGCTGTCGAACTGGACCGAGCTGGACATCTGGGACTACATCGGCCGCGAGAAGGTCGACATCCCGGAGATCTACTTCGCCCACCAGCGTCGCGTCTTCGAGCGGGGCGGCATGCTCTTCACGGAGACCGAGAACAACCCGCTGCGTGAGGGCGAGACCGTCTCCGAGCGTCAGGTGCGCTTCCGCACGGTCGGTGACATGACGCTCACCGGGTGCCTGGAGTCGGATGCCGACACCGTGGAGAAGATCATCGAGGAAGTGGCCGCTTCCCGCATCACCGAGCGTGGTGCCACCCGTGGTGACGACAAGTTCTCCGAGGCCGCCATGGAGGACCGCAAGAAGGAGGGCTACTTCTGA
- a CDS encoding SOS response-associated peptidase, whose protein sequence is MCGRYAASANPAELVEVFEVEADRTAEPSAAVVKNPQTPPPGQPDWNMAPSKQAPVVLTRAPKDDPDHAVRQLRLLSWGLVPPWAKDISVGNRMINARSETLFEKRTFAGPAKRRRCLGPADGWYEWQASPVATTAAGKPRKQPFFMSRLDGAQLAFAGIYEFHKPTGAQDSADWVVSFAILTTAAEPGLDRLHDRQPVVLDPADWEAWLDPTATDESDVLDVLEAQPEGRFQAWPVSPAVSRVATNGPELTQPIPADQLVGVLDPATGEIIGG, encoded by the coding sequence ATGTGCGGACGCTATGCAGCCAGCGCCAACCCCGCCGAGCTGGTCGAGGTCTTCGAGGTGGAGGCGGACCGTACCGCCGAGCCCTCGGCCGCGGTGGTGAAGAACCCGCAGACGCCACCGCCCGGCCAGCCGGACTGGAACATGGCCCCGAGCAAGCAGGCCCCCGTCGTCCTCACCCGCGCCCCGAAGGACGACCCGGACCACGCCGTTCGGCAGCTCCGGCTGCTCAGCTGGGGACTCGTGCCGCCGTGGGCCAAGGACATCTCAGTGGGCAACCGGATGATCAACGCGCGCAGCGAGACCCTCTTCGAGAAGCGCACCTTCGCCGGGCCGGCCAAGCGCCGACGCTGCCTCGGGCCGGCGGACGGCTGGTACGAGTGGCAGGCCTCCCCGGTGGCCACGACCGCCGCCGGAAAGCCGCGCAAGCAGCCCTTCTTCATGTCCCGGCTCGATGGCGCCCAGCTCGCCTTCGCCGGCATCTACGAGTTCCACAAGCCGACCGGCGCGCAGGACAGTGCCGACTGGGTGGTGAGCTTCGCGATCCTCACCACCGCTGCCGAGCCCGGGCTGGACCGCCTCCACGACCGCCAGCCCGTGGTCCTCGACCCGGCGGACTGGGAGGCCTGGCTGGACCCCACGGCCACCGACGAGTCCGACGTGCTCGACGTCCTCGAGGCCCAGCCCGAGGGCCGCTTCCAGGCGTGGCCCGTCAGCCCCGCGGTGAGCCGGGTGGCCACGAACGGCCCCGAGCTCACGCAGCCTATCCCGGCCGACCAGCTCGTGGGGGTCCTCGACCCCGCGACCGGGGAGATCATCGGCGGCTGA
- a CDS encoding nucleotidyltransferase family protein, producing MNRPPATPDGLSIRERVALGSALVDFLAGSADIRTLLVKGPAAEQALGYSRLSMDVDVLVEPGRFQDLLDLLCAHGFVGDLGAVKESWAHSVEVVSDEWSIAIDVHRWFPGIDVPADRAFEVLWSCAAPVELAGRPCTTVDRPAHAVLIGLHAARNRRGSRKHAEIADAWAALTSSERNEMHRLAADLGAEPVLGIVLEDFSAATSGRVRSRWEARAHKRVLRIWYYRVRDSDNLWRTGREVLRGLRRRRGRRAKSATGSGTRVPRQGPR from the coding sequence ATGAACAGACCACCTGCCACGCCTGACGGCCTCTCCATCCGGGAGCGTGTTGCGCTGGGTTCGGCACTGGTGGACTTTCTCGCTGGGTCGGCCGATATCCGCACGCTCTTGGTCAAGGGGCCTGCTGCGGAGCAGGCCCTGGGCTACAGCCGGTTGTCCATGGATGTCGACGTCCTTGTGGAGCCGGGCCGGTTTCAGGACCTGCTCGACCTGCTCTGCGCTCATGGCTTCGTGGGGGACCTGGGCGCGGTCAAGGAGTCCTGGGCCCATTCCGTGGAGGTCGTCTCGGACGAGTGGAGCATCGCCATCGATGTCCACCGCTGGTTTCCCGGTATCGATGTTCCTGCCGACCGTGCCTTCGAGGTGCTCTGGAGTTGCGCCGCGCCCGTGGAGCTCGCCGGCAGGCCCTGCACCACCGTTGATCGGCCCGCGCACGCCGTGCTCATTGGTCTGCACGCGGCCCGGAATCGACGCGGCTCACGGAAGCATGCGGAGATCGCTGATGCGTGGGCAGCCCTGACCTCGTCCGAGCGGAACGAGATGCACCGGCTCGCCGCGGACCTGGGTGCAGAACCCGTGCTGGGGATCGTGCTGGAGGACTTCTCCGCGGCGACGTCAGGTCGCGTGAGATCGCGATGGGAGGCCAGGGCCCACAAGCGAGTGCTCCGAATCTGGTACTACCGGGTCCGGGACTCGGACAATCTGTGGCGAACCGGAAGGGAGGTCCTCAGGGGCCTCCGCAGACGCCGGGGACGCCGAGCGAAGAGTGCCACCGGCTCAGGGACCCGGGTTCCGCGGCAGGGTCCCCGCTGA
- a CDS encoding sulfotransferase: protein MDDSVARNSFTYPPTIYVTGAARSGSTLLGEVLGAQPGVLNVGEISLFWRDLARGNHCACGLPIAMCPLWAAALDVVEQQTGASHDAYAELAATRARLARTSRPTELLQLRRQDPAEWPADVRRLVEATRVLVAAAARESGAELVVDTSKTTPGVLFLHLCGADYDLVHLVRRPEAVVSSTLRSRGVERGNAESAPPGGSLLTGVARWSWANLNALVAARLGRPTRASVVGYEDFVADGPGTVRALLAPRGIEVAYGVFDDDTVQLASVSHAAVGNPGRGRSTITLREDTRWRSELTEGQQRVIALLTAPARLALKAFGA from the coding sequence ATGGATGACAGTGTGGCTCGCAATTCGTTCACCTATCCGCCGACGATCTATGTCACGGGTGCAGCGCGTAGCGGCTCAACGCTCCTCGGGGAGGTTCTGGGCGCTCAGCCGGGCGTTCTCAACGTGGGCGAGATCTCCCTGTTCTGGCGGGACCTTGCGCGCGGCAACCACTGCGCTTGTGGACTCCCGATCGCGATGTGCCCCCTGTGGGCCGCGGCCTTGGATGTGGTGGAGCAGCAAACGGGCGCCTCTCATGACGCCTATGCGGAGCTGGCTGCCACTAGGGCGCGGCTCGCGCGCACGAGTCGGCCCACGGAGCTGCTGCAGCTTCGGCGACAGGATCCTGCTGAGTGGCCGGCCGACGTGCGGCGACTCGTGGAGGCGACCAGGGTGCTGGTGGCGGCGGCGGCACGCGAGTCGGGTGCGGAGCTGGTCGTCGACACCTCCAAGACGACCCCTGGAGTCCTGTTCCTGCACCTGTGCGGCGCTGACTACGACCTCGTACACCTGGTACGTCGTCCGGAAGCCGTCGTCTCCTCGACGCTTCGTTCCCGGGGGGTGGAGCGTGGCAACGCAGAGTCGGCCCCACCTGGCGGCAGCCTCCTCACGGGTGTGGCACGTTGGTCGTGGGCGAACCTGAACGCCCTCGTGGCTGCCCGGCTGGGGCGTCCGACCAGGGCGAGCGTCGTCGGCTACGAGGACTTCGTGGCGGATGGTCCTGGCACAGTTCGCGCGCTGCTGGCCCCACGCGGGATCGAGGTGGCTTACGGCGTTTTCGACGACGACACGGTGCAGCTGGCGAGCGTGAGTCATGCGGCGGTTGGCAACCCCGGGCGGGGTAGGTCGACGATCACCCTGCGGGAGGACACGAGGTGGCGCTCTGAGCTGACGGAGGGCCAACAGCGGGTCATCGCCTTGTTGACGGCACCCGCTCGACTCGCACTGAAGGCTTTCGGGGCATGA
- a CDS encoding O-antigen polymerase → MSTVAPEITVGDVPRASGKGSAVPGLVLLAWLAIALVAATRALSFPSYWPIAIGSATCCLVTLPALRKDYSPYGPWTAVMAITYVAGGLRPLYVRFGEEGTRSFDVLFLLGRDWAFFAHNGAIYLLGFALFVLGYMWARPERRMENSPLRAFSKPVLGPSTPLVIILCALIGTFGLVSYIQATGGLDLSDFSGKQASGGTEMSQDYESHGIQRSLTQFCVVAFWLHVAYVLRPGHKFPLLSFEVVGGVFLFLLSCIFPIVTSSRSDIVYTIFVTLAIAAMLRRPFRLWALVLVGVVTIASINFITLARGSSSSEVSVSSVLALDAVEESIIYNRNFADLYNASHIIGNTPEVLPAANGRTITGWLAAPIPRAVWPTKPIVNPGPIVGEYIYGNGRSGVPPGVVAEMWWNWQWPGIVVGTVLAGILVGLISRLKNIDYRNTAWVVLFCCGLLRFGAFTLTSGVGGAAFKSLEAFVCILFAVTLCSVWPDSADES, encoded by the coding sequence ATGAGCACCGTCGCCCCCGAGATCACGGTCGGTGACGTCCCCCGTGCCTCGGGCAAGGGGAGCGCCGTTCCTGGCCTTGTCCTGCTGGCCTGGCTGGCGATCGCGTTGGTGGCTGCCACGAGGGCGTTGTCCTTCCCCTCGTACTGGCCCATCGCGATCGGCTCAGCGACCTGTTGCCTGGTGACTCTGCCGGCTCTTCGCAAGGATTACTCACCCTACGGCCCCTGGACAGCGGTGATGGCCATCACCTATGTCGCGGGCGGATTGCGTCCCCTGTACGTCCGCTTCGGCGAAGAGGGCACGCGGTCCTTCGACGTCTTGTTCCTCCTGGGCCGCGACTGGGCGTTCTTTGCCCACAACGGCGCCATCTACCTGCTGGGCTTCGCCCTGTTCGTCCTGGGCTACATGTGGGCACGGCCCGAGCGGAGGATGGAGAACAGCCCCTTGCGCGCCTTCAGCAAGCCCGTGCTCGGGCCGTCAACGCCGCTCGTCATCATCCTGTGCGCTCTCATCGGGACGTTTGGGCTGGTGAGCTACATCCAGGCTACGGGTGGACTCGACCTCTCGGACTTCTCCGGCAAGCAGGCCAGTGGAGGCACGGAGATGTCCCAGGACTACGAGAGCCACGGGATCCAGCGCTCCCTGACGCAGTTCTGCGTCGTGGCCTTCTGGCTGCACGTCGCCTACGTCCTGCGCCCGGGGCACAAGTTCCCGCTCCTGTCCTTCGAGGTGGTGGGGGGAGTGTTCCTCTTCCTCCTGAGCTGCATCTTCCCGATCGTGACCAGTTCAAGGTCGGACATCGTCTACACGATCTTTGTCACCTTGGCCATTGCCGCCATGTTGCGCCGCCCCTTCCGTTTGTGGGCGCTGGTCCTGGTCGGGGTGGTGACGATCGCCAGCATCAACTTCATCACCTTGGCGCGAGGCTCCAGCTCGTCGGAGGTCTCGGTCTCCTCCGTGCTGGCACTGGATGCTGTCGAGGAGTCGATCATCTACAACCGCAACTTCGCGGACCTGTACAACGCCTCCCACATCATCGGTAACACGCCCGAGGTCCTCCCAGCGGCGAACGGGCGCACCATCACCGGATGGCTGGCGGCGCCCATCCCTCGGGCCGTGTGGCCGACCAAGCCCATCGTGAATCCTGGCCCCATCGTCGGCGAATACATCTACGGCAACGGCCGTTCGGGGGTGCCGCCGGGAGTGGTGGCGGAGATGTGGTGGAACTGGCAGTGGCCCGGCATCGTCGTAGGAACAGTTCTGGCTGGGATCCTGGTAGGACTCATCTCGCGATTGAAGAACATCGACTACAGGAACACGGCCTGGGTCGTGCTCTTCTGCTGCGGGCTGCTCCGCTTCGGCGCCTTCACACTCACCTCCGGTGTAGGAGGCGCAGCGTTCAAGAGTCTCGAGGCGTTCGTGTGCATTCTCTTTGCCGTCACGCTGTGCAGCGTGTGGCCAGACTCGGCGGACGAGAGCTGA
- a CDS encoding sulfate adenylyltransferase subunit 1, translating into MGTELGLDLLRFATAGSVDDGKSTLIGRLLMDSKSIFEDQLESVEKTSKDKGFDYTDLALLTDGLRSEREQGITIDVAYRYFATPKRKFIIADTPGHVQYTRNMVTGASTADLGLVLVDARNGLTEQSRRHAVLLSLLRVPHMVLCVNKMDLVDYSQERFEEIRKEFEAFATKLNAPDLEIIPISALAGDNVVHRSENMPWYEGSSLLHHLENVYVGADRDMTDARFPVQYVIRPKSDQFHDYRGYGGQVAGGVFKKGDEVMVLPSGMTSTVAGVDLAEQEVDEAFPPMSVTLRLEDDVDISRGDMICRPHNAPEPSQDIDAMVCWMDGAKTLKPKSKLLIKHTTRQVKCLVKSVDYRLDVNSLHRDLEAGELALNELGRVQIRSAQPLMVDPYERNKTTGSFILIDEATGVTVGAGMVNG; encoded by the coding sequence ATGGGTACCGAACTCGGTCTCGACCTGCTGCGCTTCGCTACTGCTGGCTCGGTGGACGACGGCAAGTCGACCCTCATCGGTCGACTGCTCATGGACTCGAAGTCGATCTTCGAGGACCAGCTGGAGTCGGTGGAGAAGACCTCCAAGGACAAGGGCTTCGACTACACCGACCTGGCGCTGCTGACTGATGGTCTGCGCTCGGAGCGCGAGCAGGGCATCACCATCGACGTGGCCTACCGCTACTTCGCGACGCCCAAGCGCAAGTTCATCATCGCCGACACCCCGGGCCACGTGCAGTACACCCGGAACATGGTGACCGGTGCCTCGACCGCCGACCTTGGTCTGGTGCTGGTGGACGCTCGCAACGGGCTCACCGAGCAGTCGCGCCGCCACGCGGTGCTGCTGTCGCTGCTGCGCGTTCCCCACATGGTCCTGTGCGTCAACAAGATGGACCTCGTGGACTACTCCCAGGAGCGCTTCGAGGAGATCCGCAAGGAGTTCGAGGCGTTCGCCACCAAGCTGAACGCCCCGGACCTCGAGATCATCCCGATCTCGGCTCTGGCCGGTGACAACGTGGTGCACCGCAGCGAGAACATGCCGTGGTACGAGGGCTCCTCGCTGCTGCACCACCTGGAGAACGTCTACGTGGGCGCCGACCGCGACATGACTGATGCCCGGTTCCCGGTGCAGTACGTGATCCGACCGAAGTCCGACCAGTTCCACGACTACCGTGGCTACGGTGGTCAGGTGGCCGGAGGCGTCTTCAAGAAGGGCGACGAGGTGATGGTGCTGCCCAGCGGCATGACCTCGACCGTCGCGGGTGTCGACCTCGCGGAGCAGGAGGTGGATGAGGCCTTCCCGCCGATGTCCGTCACGCTGCGTCTGGAGGACGACGTGGACATCAGCCGTGGGGACATGATCTGCCGCCCCCACAACGCGCCCGAGCCCAGCCAGGACATCGACGCGATGGTCTGCTGGATGGACGGTGCGAAGACGCTCAAGCCGAAGTCGAAGCTGCTCATCAAGCACACGACCCGACAGGTGAAGTGCCTCGTCAAGTCGGTGGACTACCGGCTGGACGTGAATTCGCTGCACCGTGACCTGGAGGCCGGGGAGCTGGCCCTCAACGAGCTCGGCCGCGTGCAGATCCGTTCGGCGCAGCCGCTCATGGTCGACCCGTACGAGCGCAACAAGACGACGGGCTCGTTCATCCTCATCGACGAGGCCACCGGAGTCACCGTCGGCGCGGGCATGGTGAACGGCTGA
- a CDS encoding capsular polysaccharide synthesis protein, with product MTLRSKVQDALWRAYVWPKGRYGNALQGAVIGGLETARTQREWDRSERIILVHTPGKVGSKAMVAALSGQVGPKDTIFHTHRMNPRYMAGIDEEMEGLAPRRTVYTTKALGPKVLEELDKPVVMLSVVRDPMAKNLSDFFQNTERYTSDHRPLTDFSLSRAEELAEVFVSDFDHEVTVGWVDREVNDFMGVDVYAGEFDREQGYQVAGEGNRRVAIARHDMLDRAFPGMTRDLLGQPIAMGGRVNDSSNKGYGALYARVRELVTLPEQRLREIYDSPFARHFFTEEEREAAVEQWSSTS from the coding sequence ATGACGCTTCGCAGCAAGGTCCAGGACGCCCTGTGGCGGGCTTACGTCTGGCCCAAGGGGCGGTACGGCAACGCCCTCCAGGGGGCCGTGATCGGAGGCCTGGAGACAGCGCGTACCCAGCGTGAGTGGGACCGCTCGGAGCGCATCATCCTCGTGCACACCCCAGGCAAGGTGGGCTCCAAGGCCATGGTCGCTGCCCTCTCCGGTCAGGTGGGGCCGAAGGACACCATCTTCCACACCCACCGCATGAATCCGCGGTACATGGCGGGCATCGACGAGGAGATGGAGGGCCTCGCCCCTCGCCGGACCGTCTACACGACGAAGGCACTGGGGCCCAAGGTCCTCGAGGAGCTGGACAAGCCCGTCGTCATGCTCTCGGTGGTCCGTGACCCCATGGCCAAGAACCTGTCGGACTTCTTCCAGAACACGGAGCGGTACACGTCCGACCACCGGCCGCTGACGGACTTCTCGCTCTCGCGCGCCGAGGAGCTTGCGGAGGTCTTCGTCTCCGACTTCGACCACGAGGTGACGGTGGGTTGGGTGGATCGCGAGGTCAACGACTTCATGGGCGTCGATGTGTATGCCGGGGAGTTTGACCGTGAGCAGGGGTACCAGGTCGCAGGTGAGGGCAACCGTCGAGTCGCCATCGCCCGTCACGACATGCTCGATCGCGCCTTCCCCGGGATGACCCGCGACCTGCTGGGTCAGCCGATTGCCATGGGTGGGCGGGTGAACGACTCCAGCAACAAGGGGTACGGCGCCCTCTACGCGCGGGTGCGCGAGCTGGTGACCCTCCCCGAGCAGCGGCTGCGGGAGATCTACGACAGCCCCTTCGCCCGCCACTTCTTCACCGAGGAAGAGCGTGAGGCGGCTGTGGAGCAGTGGTCCAGCACGTCCTGA
- a CDS encoding sulfite exporter TauE/SafE family protein, translated as MTELLTSGALGLLVVSFGIGIVIGLTGMGGGALMTPALIMLGIPPAAAVSNDLVAAAVNKSVGAAVHWRNGSPHLGITLWLLIGSVPMAFAGGFIVSALGGHEESGQDVLRLIIGGALLVAATTYVLRTYLHFSRTLNLLEQGLTPDTDGHPKARPIPTLIVGAVGGLLVGITSVGSGTLIMVCLLLLYPTLSAVRMVGTDLLQAIPLVTAAAISHALTTGVDLEILIPLLVSGAPGTYLGAKLTGMVSQSVSRRGIAIVLTVTAAKMLGLPNVWVGFLGAGLLILGPLAWALLRRTLGLPTFGALNAEEMEEVALNRSSSRG; from the coding sequence ATGACCGAGCTGCTGACCAGCGGCGCCCTTGGCCTCCTCGTCGTGAGCTTCGGCATCGGCATCGTCATCGGGTTGACCGGGATGGGCGGCGGTGCCCTGATGACCCCGGCCCTGATCATGCTCGGCATCCCCCCGGCCGCCGCTGTCTCCAATGACCTCGTGGCCGCGGCGGTGAACAAGTCCGTCGGTGCGGCCGTCCACTGGCGCAACGGCTCCCCCCACCTCGGCATCACCCTGTGGCTCCTGATCGGCTCCGTCCCGATGGCCTTTGCGGGCGGTTTCATCGTCTCAGCCCTGGGTGGGCACGAGGAGAGCGGTCAGGACGTCCTGCGCCTCATCATCGGTGGAGCCCTGCTCGTTGCTGCGACCACCTACGTCCTGAGGACCTACCTCCACTTCAGCCGCACCCTGAACCTGCTGGAGCAGGGGCTGACCCCTGACACCGACGGGCACCCCAAGGCTCGCCCCATCCCCACCCTGATCGTGGGCGCTGTGGGCGGCCTGCTCGTGGGAATCACCAGCGTCGGCTCGGGCACCCTGATCATGGTGTGCCTGCTCCTCCTCTACCCGACGCTGAGCGCGGTGAGGATGGTGGGGACGGACCTGCTGCAGGCCATCCCCCTGGTCACAGCCGCTGCCATCTCGCATGCGCTGACCACGGGGGTCGACCTCGAGATCCTCATCCCGCTGCTGGTGAGCGGTGCTCCCGGTACCTACCTCGGGGCCAAGCTGACCGGCATGGTCTCGCAGTCCGTCAGCCGGCGCGGCATCGCCATCGTGCTGACCGTGACGGCGGCCAAGATGCTGGGCCTGCCCAACGTGTGGGTGGGATTCCTCGGCGCCGGCCTGCTGATCCTCGGACCGCTCGCCTGGGCCCTCCTGCGCCGCACCCTGGGCCTCCCCACCTTTGGCGCCCTCAACGCGGAGGAGATGGAAGAGGTTGCTCTGAACCGGAGCTCATCTCGAGGATGA
- the cysC gene encoding adenylyl-sulfate kinase: MADESMRPLTGTPEALDAFDRARLGWPAEVAATPAASLFENLDPAAPPVDSIRVLDAEGAPAGDLVDITWSQGLVSGRMVPAESPSSMPFEHLRPRPQDLEGLTELVHVRDGEPQLSPPPAGARTGVLVTRSLRTAEGAVSRAAVRILRSTLEEAGDQSLPVWHLPMADHVVEPTLGQIGLDVRPAPAAQRSSPQGAVILFSGLSGSGKSTLARRLRDRLIEETQRSVVLLDGDVVRRHLSAGLGFSPADREVNVKRIGWVAAQIAGEGAIAICSPIAPFESSRRAIEEMAHEEDASFALIHVATPLEECERRDRKGLYARARAGEIPDFTGVSSPYEVPEAPTLRIDTTGISVDEALDRVVASLAPLNLFEGVQA, translated from the coding sequence ATGGCCGATGAATCCATGCGCCCTCTGACCGGAACCCCTGAGGCGCTCGACGCCTTCGATCGGGCCCGCCTGGGCTGGCCCGCGGAGGTGGCCGCAACCCCTGCCGCGAGCCTCTTCGAGAACCTCGACCCCGCGGCTCCCCCGGTGGACTCCATCCGGGTCCTCGATGCCGAGGGTGCCCCTGCGGGAGACCTCGTGGACATCACCTGGTCGCAGGGCCTGGTCAGCGGTCGCATGGTGCCGGCCGAGTCCCCCAGCAGCATGCCCTTCGAGCATCTCCGCCCGCGCCCGCAGGACCTCGAGGGACTCACTGAGCTGGTCCATGTCCGTGATGGAGAGCCCCAGCTCTCACCCCCTCCTGCCGGCGCGAGGACTGGAGTGCTGGTGACCCGCTCGCTGCGGACCGCCGAAGGGGCCGTCTCCCGGGCAGCCGTGCGCATCCTCCGGAGCACCCTTGAGGAGGCCGGGGACCAGTCCCTCCCCGTGTGGCACCTTCCCATGGCCGATCACGTGGTCGAGCCCACGCTGGGTCAGATCGGTCTCGACGTGCGACCCGCTCCTGCTGCGCAGCGTTCCTCACCCCAGGGCGCCGTCATCCTCTTCAGCGGTCTCTCTGGTTCGGGCAAGTCGACGCTGGCACGGCGCCTCCGGGACCGGCTGATCGAGGAGACCCAGCGCTCCGTCGTGCTGCTCGACGGGGACGTCGTCCGCCGTCACCTGTCTGCCGGCCTGGGCTTCTCCCCCGCCGACAGGGAGGTCAACGTCAAGCGGATCGGGTGGGTCGCCGCGCAGATCGCTGGCGAGGGCGCCATCGCGATCTGCAGCCCCATCGCGCCCTTCGAGTCGTCCAGGCGGGCCATCGAGGAGATGGCGCACGAGGAGGACGCCAGCTTCGCTCTGATCCACGTGGCCACGCCCCTGGAGGAGTGTGAGCGCCGTGACCGCAAGGGCCTCTACGCGCGCGCTCGGGCTGGAGAGATCCCGGACTTCACGGGGGTGAGCTCCCCCTATGAGGTCCCGGAGGCTCCGACCCTCAGGATCGACACGACGGGGATCTCCGTGGACGAGGCCCTGGACCGCGTCGTCGCTTCCCTCGCTCCGCTGAACCTCTTCGAAGGTGTGCAGGCATGA
- a CDS encoding right-handed parallel beta-helix repeat-containing protein: protein MTVVAACSTPPEETPDRPGLKQIRDQLRGARPGETVRLESREGGYRLDRPLQVPTGVALAGDEGALLYAAGRLKSAVILESGAHLSGLRIESRGAPLISGIQVVREARNVQIENCEVVGTSAALGIMAHGMPRDLVVKQCLLDGLATGVSLVGGGSGVRLEGVEVANWSQRGIYLQQKGSGRFSQVEIADCRVSDLRPGGASRYPLVITGTAGHDTRGLKVTGNQVDGPGRSYRDPEQPGTADQIAIRFARDVEARENRSVGGGDVGMTISHCHDAKVIGNEIRECDTAGIYVGTRGSGTAGNILVEGNVLVDNGQNRNGDRRDHGRVGIRVTLAKNVTVRKNKIIDTRGTQISGITLEDAPTTTLEENTIEGARQEIVRLNKLAGDVDG from the coding sequence GTGACGGTCGTGGCAGCGTGTTCGACTCCTCCAGAGGAGACGCCCGACCGGCCGGGCCTCAAGCAGATTCGCGACCAGCTCCGCGGTGCGCGGCCTGGGGAGACGGTGCGTTTGGAGAGCCGCGAGGGCGGGTACCGCCTCGACAGACCACTTCAGGTCCCAACGGGGGTGGCTCTGGCCGGGGACGAGGGCGCTCTTCTCTACGCCGCCGGTCGGCTGAAGTCCGCAGTGATCCTGGAGTCGGGCGCCCACTTGTCGGGTCTGAGGATCGAGTCCCGGGGGGCTCCCCTGATCTCCGGCATTCAGGTGGTGCGCGAAGCGAGGAACGTCCAGATCGAGAACTGCGAGGTGGTGGGCACCTCAGCCGCGTTGGGCATCATGGCGCACGGGATGCCGCGAGATCTGGTGGTCAAGCAGTGCCTCCTCGACGGGCTAGCTACTGGCGTGAGCCTTGTGGGCGGGGGCTCCGGGGTCCGGCTGGAGGGTGTCGAGGTCGCCAACTGGTCGCAGCGGGGGATCTATCTCCAACAGAAGGGGAGTGGGCGCTTCTCACAGGTCGAGATCGCCGATTGCCGCGTCAGCGACCTACGCCCCGGGGGCGCCTCCCGGTACCCCTTGGTCATCACGGGAACGGCCGGCCACGACACGCGGGGCCTCAAGGTGACGGGCAACCAGGTCGACGGCCCGGGGCGGTCGTACCGCGACCCAGAGCAACCGGGTACCGCTGATCAGATCGCGATCCGTTTCGCCCGCGACGTCGAGGCTCGGGAGAACCGCTCCGTGGGGGGTGGCGATGTCGGCATGACAATCTCCCACTGCCACGACGCCAAGGTGATCGGCAATGAGATTCGTGAGTGCGACACGGCGGGGATCTACGTCGGCACACGGGGTAGCGGCACCGCCGGGAACATCCTCGTAGAGGGCAACGTCCTCGTAGACAACGGGCAGAATCGCAACGGCGACAGGCGCGACCACGGAAGGGTGGGCATCCGGGTGACCTTGGCGAAGAATGTCACGGTCCGCAAGAACAAGATCATCGATACCCGTGGAACCCAGATCTCGGGCATCACCCTGGAGGACGCTCCCACCACCACCCTCGAGGAGAACACCATTGAGGGAGCACGTCAGGAAATCGTTCGCTTGAACAAGCTCGCAGGAGACGTCGATGGATGA